In Trichocoleus desertorum NBK24, the following are encoded in one genomic region:
- a CDS encoding L,D-transpeptidase: MLNLLHRVSFSLLLGLLAPVSIPQSSQAADLLIPTAIPTVPIAPSTPKSVPAPTSPSIPGAIPANSSVEQPMRLEISRSKRRVTLYQGDVAVKSYAIAVGKPGWETPLGTWRVQQKLRNPRWIHPMTGESVMGGDPENPLGRYWIGFWTNGRNWIGFHGTPNPESVGRAASHGCVRMYDRDVEELFQKVSLGTPVKVTP; the protein is encoded by the coding sequence ATGCTGAACTTACTCCATCGAGTTAGCTTTTCTTTGCTGTTGGGCCTCTTAGCTCCTGTTTCCATCCCTCAATCGTCCCAAGCTGCTGATTTATTAATTCCTACCGCAATACCTACTGTACCTATCGCGCCATCAACGCCAAAATCAGTACCAGCGCCAACCTCACCCTCAATACCAGGAGCCATTCCAGCCAACTCCTCCGTTGAGCAACCCATGCGTTTAGAAATTAGCCGCAGTAAACGGCGAGTCACGCTCTATCAAGGGGATGTTGCTGTTAAGAGTTATGCGATCGCGGTTGGTAAGCCTGGTTGGGAAACGCCTTTAGGAACTTGGCGGGTACAGCAAAAGCTACGAAATCCGCGTTGGATTCATCCCATGACAGGTGAATCAGTGATGGGAGGAGATCCTGAAAATCCTTTAGGTCGCTACTGGATAGGCTTTTGGACTAATGGTAGGAATTGGATAGGCTTCCACGGCACCCCAAACCCGGAATCAGTGGGTCGGGCGGCTTCGCACGGTTGTGTGCGGATGTATGACCGAGATGTGGAGGAGCTTTTTCAAAAAGTGAGTCTGGGTACACCCGTTAAAGTGACTCCATGA
- a CDS encoding metallophosphoesterase: MAIANDTVATEVAKQTVRIAAVGDIHCTKTSQGELAPLFSQASEQADVLLLCGDLTDYGLPEEAHVLVKELTAARIPAIAVFGNHDYESGQQDEVKEILEQAGVKILDGEACEIAGVGFAGVKGFGGGFGSKALGAWGEAGIKRFVHEAVDEALKLEAALARLETPHRVAILHYAPIQETVEGEPSEIFAFLGSSRLEEPLNRYSVTAAFHGHAHNGQLAGHTSSNIPVYNVSLPLLKKANPDHPHFHLLEVSLNPE, from the coding sequence ATGGCGATCGCAAACGATACTGTCGCAACAGAGGTCGCAAAACAGACTGTGCGAATAGCCGCAGTGGGAGACATTCACTGCACCAAAACCTCTCAGGGAGAGTTAGCACCGCTGTTCTCACAAGCGAGTGAGCAAGCAGATGTTTTGCTGTTATGTGGTGATCTAACCGATTACGGCTTGCCAGAGGAAGCGCATGTTTTAGTGAAAGAATTGACCGCAGCTAGGATTCCAGCGATCGCAGTCTTTGGCAACCATGACTATGAGTCAGGTCAGCAAGACGAGGTGAAGGAGATCCTGGAACAGGCTGGAGTCAAGATTCTGGATGGCGAAGCCTGCGAGATTGCAGGAGTAGGCTTTGCTGGAGTCAAAGGCTTTGGTGGAGGGTTCGGCTCTAAAGCGTTGGGGGCTTGGGGAGAGGCGGGTATCAAGCGATTTGTGCATGAAGCCGTAGATGAAGCATTAAAGCTGGAAGCTGCTTTGGCTCGGCTAGAAACGCCTCATCGAGTTGCTATTCTGCACTATGCCCCAATTCAAGAAACAGTTGAGGGAGAACCATCGGAAATATTTGCCTTTTTAGGTTCTAGCCGTCTGGAAGAACCTCTAAATCGTTACTCAGTGACAGCAGCTTTTCACGGTCACGCTCACAATGGTCAGCTAGCAGGGCATACCAGCAGCAATATCCCGGTTTATAACGTCTCCCTACCTTTACTGAAAAAAGCCAATCCTGACCACCCTCATTTTCACTTGTTAGAAGTGTCACTCAATCCTGAATAA
- a CDS encoding nucleotidyltransferase, producing MQSHAIHLADLDPHIRDFYCRSLRVLQQAKVPFLIGGAYAFERYTGIARPTKDLDLFIHPRDVQRTFDVFAAAGYETELSVRHWLGKAFCGDNFVDLIFSSANGCAPIDDVWFEHAITEEVLGMTVQICPIEETIWSKSYVMARDRFDDADIAHLLLACGKELNWSRLLSRFGDHWRVLFSHLVLFGFVYPGERSRIPEWVMNQLIQKLQQETQAAPNSDPNSEKICQGTLLAPLQYRPDIEEWGYKDARLYPPSSLSQADVEQWTEHLIQEKEA from the coding sequence ATGCAGTCTCACGCCATACACCTAGCTGATCTTGACCCGCACATTCGTGACTTTTATTGTCGATCGCTCCGGGTCTTGCAACAAGCTAAAGTTCCGTTCTTAATTGGCGGCGCTTATGCCTTTGAGCGCTATACGGGCATCGCTCGGCCCACCAAAGATTTAGATTTATTTATCCATCCGCGAGATGTGCAGCGAACTTTTGATGTGTTTGCTGCGGCAGGATATGAAACAGAACTATCAGTCCGTCATTGGTTAGGCAAAGCCTTTTGTGGCGATAACTTTGTGGATCTGATCTTTAGCTCCGCCAATGGTTGTGCCCCAATCGATGATGTTTGGTTTGAGCACGCCATCACCGAAGAAGTGTTAGGAATGACGGTGCAAATCTGTCCCATTGAAGAGACAATTTGGTCCAAGTCCTACGTGATGGCTCGCGATCGCTTTGATGATGCGGATATTGCTCATCTATTGCTAGCCTGTGGCAAAGAATTAAACTGGTCACGCTTGCTATCTCGGTTTGGAGATCATTGGCGAGTGCTATTCAGTCACTTGGTTCTATTTGGCTTTGTCTATCCCGGAGAGCGATCGCGCATACCAGAGTGGGTGATGAATCAGCTAATCCAGAAGTTGCAGCAGGAAACTCAAGCAGCTCCAAACTCAGATCCGAACTCCGAAAAGATATGCCAAGGAACGCTCCTAGCACCCTTGCAATATCGGCCTGATATTGAAGAATGGGGCTATAAAGATGCTCGTCTTTATCCGCCCAGCAGTCTCTCTCAAGCCGATGTTGAGCAGTGGACAGAGCATTTAATTCAAGAGAAAGAGGCTTAA
- a CDS encoding GAF domain-containing protein, whose product MTEPTQVIEDGSPLLVANSPRSDLSRIDPALAAMLKTVCETIGWEYGEAWVAIADKMLHISSIWQTQARLSRDRQLDWGHFHACSQEFVLQAGEGLPGRVWATQAPEWMVDVSTESESYFLRHQIAKAFGVKAGLGVPVTMHELQVVLVFFQSEVRDVDPQGIELTEAIVAQFQSQLPLDSELNAES is encoded by the coding sequence ATGACCGAGCCAACACAAGTGATAGAAGATGGTTCACCCTTATTGGTTGCTAACTCCCCAAGATCTGACTTATCCAGGATTGATCCTGCTCTTGCGGCGATGCTCAAAACGGTTTGTGAAACGATCGGTTGGGAGTATGGCGAAGCTTGGGTCGCGATCGCTGACAAAATGCTCCACATCAGTTCAATCTGGCAAACTCAGGCTCGCTTGAGTCGCGATCGCCAACTTGACTGGGGGCATTTCCACGCTTGTAGTCAAGAGTTTGTGTTGCAGGCTGGGGAGGGACTGCCCGGACGAGTGTGGGCTACTCAAGCTCCAGAGTGGATGGTCGATGTATCTACGGAATCAGAATCTTACTTTCTGAGGCACCAAATTGCCAAAGCCTTTGGCGTGAAAGCGGGCCTGGGTGTGCCCGTGACAATGCACGAGTTGCAAGTTGTTTTGGTTTTCTTTCAGTCGGAGGTTCGCGATGTAGACCCGCAGGGCATTGAGTTAACTGAGGCTATTGTTGCCCAGTTCCAGTCACAACTGCCTCTTGACAGCGAACTCAATGCCGAGTCCTAG
- a CDS encoding tetratricopeptide repeat protein, whose translation MKRQNQDIFALVPRGGIALSILLLSVGVASAQPTRSKTLLPLDSSVVAQQLDALQPDALELGELMAQVPSNEVVAEQVQAEVNRTLGRALTLFNVLLTVLIVLLGTAIATLWFLRRAVINEIAIRAKEQIEELGTLEVQVTKATEDAREVLDAAEAIAERVEHEAKSLQKRMAQEKGNLADLAIDLSETKSQLLTELQTQLQTAKQRLAEFESDFTTHVAELQSGSQERQARTLETFAIAERDFAAQLTQLQAIAQQHKEAIVADLEAVKAEFTPQVTELHTVAQHQQAEVLQKLHQSEQHFVGQQAEVLEKLHQSEQHFVGQLAEFVAIAQQRRDVTLQDLETVKTELTPQLTELHTVAQRQQEQVLQDLQRSAQGFTAQLTDLKNTVQQQKEQGLGNLEAVRSDFAAYLAQLQTAAQQQQEQVLQKLQQWQQDFAMQLTDLQVSLQQQRDQGVGDLETVRAEFVAQLAQLQTGAQQHKDTILQDLEQLKSGFGPHLSELEAATRHEQEQVLQGLQRSQQDFAEQVAALQAAVQQQKDQGIGDLDRVRSDFAAELAQLQASAQQHKETVFQSLEQQKIDFAPRLELLYTNAQRQQEQLLQQLQKSQQDFANQLAGLQTAVQQQKDQGLGNLEQVRADFAARLAQLQQDAQTQAQQKSVQILGNLDRAETEFATQLVRLQTDTSNHKDATVQNLEQLKSEFAAHLTELQTGAQAQKDQILQQLAEISPQHIAEGFMSEMQQKLQSLSEQIATVTAAQSQLQTLRDQITALESATQPQLQAFAEQITTQITTVQSEIQPQLQTLAEQLTTLQTNRPELFLRPDEFVEQGNRAFEAERYEEAIAAFDKVLELNPSHTDALYHRGLALKELQQYNAAFATFEKVVQTEPNNYKAWLSRGLTLGRLKRYENAIASFDHALELKPDYHEAWVNRGVALGTLQQPKEAFKSFDKAVQYQPDDAVAWMNRGLALLEVQQYEEAIASFDKVIELKPESPKAWDKRGYALVQLGRDPEALESLDKALKLQPDYASAVYNKANCYALQGEVEPALQNLKHAIELDPKYREEAKTDIAFDRLWEDEWFRQLIEA comes from the coding sequence ATGAAGCGCCAGAATCAAGACATCTTTGCATTGGTACCGCGTGGCGGTATTGCCCTCTCTATCCTCCTACTGTCTGTGGGTGTTGCCAGTGCTCAACCCACGCGCTCCAAAACGTTACTCCCTCTAGACTCCAGCGTGGTGGCTCAGCAGTTGGATGCCCTACAACCGGATGCTCTAGAGCTGGGTGAACTCATGGCGCAGGTGCCATCCAACGAAGTCGTCGCAGAGCAGGTGCAGGCAGAAGTTAACCGCACCTTGGGACGTGCCCTTACCTTATTTAATGTCTTGTTGACTGTGCTGATTGTGCTGCTTGGCACCGCGATCGCCACACTCTGGTTCCTGCGCCGCGCTGTGATTAACGAAATTGCTATCCGGGCCAAAGAGCAGATTGAAGAACTGGGCACCTTGGAAGTACAAGTCACCAAAGCCACAGAAGATGCCAGAGAAGTCTTAGATGCGGCAGAGGCGATCGCTGAGCGAGTAGAGCATGAAGCCAAAAGTCTGCAAAAACGCATGGCCCAGGAAAAAGGAAATCTCGCCGATCTTGCCATTGACTTGAGCGAAACCAAATCGCAATTATTAACCGAACTACAAACTCAACTCCAAACTGCGAAGCAACGATTAGCTGAATTTGAGTCAGACTTTACGACGCATGTTGCCGAGTTGCAATCGGGTAGTCAAGAACGTCAAGCTCGAACTTTAGAGACTTTTGCCATCGCAGAACGGGATTTTGCCGCCCAACTCACCCAACTGCAAGCGATCGCTCAGCAACACAAAGAAGCGATCGTAGCTGATTTAGAAGCTGTCAAAGCCGAATTTACGCCCCAAGTCACCGAGCTGCATACGGTCGCCCAGCACCAGCAGGCAGAAGTATTACAAAAACTGCACCAGTCGGAGCAACACTTCGTAGGACAGCAAGCAGAGGTGCTAGAAAAACTCCACCAATCCGAGCAACACTTTGTTGGGCAGTTGGCCGAGTTTGTCGCGATCGCTCAACAACGCCGCGATGTGACGCTGCAAGACCTGGAAACAGTCAAAACTGAGCTAACGCCACAACTGACCGAATTGCACACCGTCGCTCAGCGGCAGCAAGAACAAGTCCTTCAGGATTTGCAGCGATCGGCCCAAGGCTTTACGGCTCAACTTACCGATCTGAAAAACACAGTCCAACAGCAAAAAGAGCAGGGCTTAGGCAATCTAGAAGCAGTACGCTCTGACTTTGCCGCATATTTGGCGCAATTGCAGACAGCCGCCCAACAACAACAAGAGCAAGTTTTACAAAAACTCCAACAGTGGCAACAAGACTTTGCCATGCAGCTCACCGATCTACAGGTCAGCTTGCAGCAGCAGCGCGATCAAGGCGTAGGCGACTTAGAAACCGTCCGAGCTGAGTTTGTGGCGCAATTGGCACAGTTGCAAACTGGGGCACAACAACACAAAGACACGATTCTGCAAGACCTGGAGCAGCTCAAATCTGGATTTGGGCCTCACTTGTCCGAACTCGAAGCCGCTACCCGCCATGAGCAGGAACAAGTATTGCAAGGGTTGCAGCGATCGCAACAGGACTTTGCCGAGCAAGTGGCAGCGCTCCAGGCCGCAGTGCAACAACAGAAAGATCAAGGCATCGGCGACCTAGACCGTGTTCGCTCCGACTTTGCTGCTGAGTTAGCCCAACTGCAAGCCAGTGCCCAGCAGCACAAAGAAACGGTATTCCAAAGCCTGGAGCAACAGAAAATCGATTTCGCCCCTCGTCTGGAATTGCTCTACACCAATGCCCAACGGCAGCAAGAGCAGCTACTCCAGCAATTGCAAAAGTCGCAGCAGGACTTCGCCAATCAACTGGCAGGGTTACAAACTGCGGTGCAACAGCAGAAAGATCAAGGCTTGGGCAATTTGGAGCAAGTGCGGGCCGACTTTGCCGCGCGATTGGCTCAGTTGCAGCAAGACGCTCAAACTCAAGCACAACAAAAGAGCGTCCAAATTTTGGGCAACTTGGATCGCGCCGAAACCGAATTTGCTACCCAGTTGGTACGGCTGCAAACTGATACAAGCAACCATAAAGACGCTACCGTCCAGAATCTAGAGCAATTAAAGTCCGAATTTGCCGCCCACCTAACCGAATTGCAAACTGGGGCACAGGCTCAAAAAGATCAGATCTTGCAGCAACTCGCAGAGATCTCACCGCAGCATATTGCGGAAGGTTTCATGTCAGAGATGCAACAAAAGCTGCAAAGCCTGAGCGAACAGATCGCCACTGTGACAGCCGCGCAATCGCAACTACAGACCCTTCGTGACCAAATTACTGCTTTAGAATCTGCGACTCAGCCACAATTACAGGCTTTCGCCGAGCAAATTACAACTCAAATTACGACGGTACAATCCGAAATCCAACCCCAGTTGCAAACTCTGGCTGAGCAACTCACTACCCTCCAGACCAACCGCCCAGAGCTATTCTTGCGGCCTGATGAATTTGTCGAACAAGGCAATCGCGCCTTTGAAGCCGAGCGGTATGAAGAAGCGATCGCCGCCTTTGACAAAGTCTTGGAACTCAACCCCAGCCATACAGACGCGCTCTACCACCGTGGTTTGGCCCTGAAGGAATTGCAACAGTACAATGCCGCCTTCGCCACCTTCGAGAAAGTGGTGCAAACAGAACCCAATAATTACAAAGCATGGCTGAGCCGTGGCTTAACCTTGGGTCGCCTAAAACGGTACGAAAACGCGATCGCCTCCTTCGATCATGCCTTGGAACTAAAGCCTGACTACCACGAAGCCTGGGTTAACCGGGGCGTAGCACTTGGCACCTTGCAGCAACCCAAAGAAGCGTTCAAGTCCTTCGACAAAGCAGTACAGTACCAACCGGATGATGCCGTGGCTTGGATGAACCGGGGCTTGGCGCTGTTGGAAGTGCAACAGTACGAAGAAGCGATCGCCTCGTTCGATAAGGTAATTGAGCTGAAACCAGAATCTCCCAAAGCTTGGGATAAACGCGGTTATGCCCTGGTGCAGTTAGGCCGTGACCCGGAAGCCCTAGAAAGCCTAGACAAAGCCTTGAAGCTGCAACCAGACTACGCGAGTGCAGTTTATAACAAAGCCAATTGCTACGCCTTACAGGGTGAGGTAGAACCCGCGCTACAAAACTTGAAACACGCGATCGAACTTGACCCAAAATATCGGGAAGAAGCCAAAACTGATATCGCCTTCGATCGCCTCTGGGAAGATGAATGGTTCCGCCAGTTGATTGAGGCTTAA